The following proteins are co-located in the Microcystis wesenbergii NRERC-220 genome:
- a CDS encoding DUF4411 family protein yields MDSNKQIFLPPTAQETLFIAEIFSISNFKDLVSEKARLQGKPVAAPFIIAAAKIKDGCVITEEALKPNAPKIPTVCQHFSIDCTNVQGLMEREGWQF; encoded by the coding sequence ATAGACTCCAATAAACAAATATTTTTACCACCCACTGCTCAGGAAACTTTATTTATTGCTGAAATTTTTTCTATAAGTAACTTTAAGGATTTAGTGAGTGAAAAAGCAAGATTACAAGGAAAGCCAGTGGCAGCCCCATTTATTATTGCTGCTGCTAAGATAAAAGACGGTTGCGTAATTACCGAAGAAGCCTTGAAGCCTAATGCTCCCAAAATCCCCACCGTCTGTCAACACTTTTCTATCGATTGTACCAATGTTCAGGGTTTAATGGAGCGAGAAGGTTGGCAATTTTAA
- a CDS encoding transposase family protein: protein MKNYPWQYIQKYPKQTKRLLGIDYQQLEQLMALGKLIHRKNQSEIEKTKIRINQPGSGTPPKLSEEEQIVLMLVYLRHHLSFQILGLMFQLSESTAHNIFTYWQKLFEGELPPSLLEQIKKCQEEEIIIEQLRNYELIVDSAEQPVEMPTDYQEQKIYYSGKQRRHTLKSQFIVLPKAEDIVDVVIGQPGPTSDIKICRQTLSKFDSQQTFIGDKAYLGENQIRTPDKKPKNVELTENQIKENKVLSYRRIFVDHLIRVIKVFKVVQERFRLNKSRYKSVLLTVCGLVRLRISALILEVIEWEQSGEVIDVIISHSFPSKFDFVSLNPD from the coding sequence TTGAAAAACTACCCTTGGCAATACATTCAAAAATATCCGAAACAAACTAAAAGACTATTAGGGATTGACTACCAACAACTAGAACAACTGATGGCCCTTGGAAAACTTATACATCGGAAAAACCAATCAGAAATCGAAAAAACCAAAATTAGGATTAATCAACCAGGAAGCGGAACACCTCCTAAATTGTCAGAAGAGGAACAAATTGTTCTAATGTTGGTTTATTTAAGACATCATCTAAGCTTTCAAATCTTAGGACTAATGTTTCAATTGAGTGAATCAACGGCTCATAATATCTTTACCTATTGGCAAAAACTTTTTGAAGGAGAGTTACCGCCAAGTTTGTTAGAACAAATAAAGAAGTGCCAAGAAGAGGAAATAATAATTGAACAATTAAGGAATTATGAGTTGATTGTCGATAGCGCAGAACAGCCCGTGGAGATGCCGACCGATTATCAAGAGCAAAAAATATATTATTCGGGAAAGCAAAGAAGACATACTTTAAAAAGTCAATTTATTGTTTTGCCAAAAGCTGAAGATATTGTTGATGTAGTTATTGGTCAACCTGGTCCGACGAGCGATATAAAAATCTGTCGGCAAACTTTAAGCAAATTCGATTCTCAACAAACTTTTATTGGAGATAAAGCTTACCTGGGAGAAAATCAAATCAGAACTCCTGATAAAAAACCTAAGAACGTAGAATTAACCGAGAATCAAATTAAAGAAAATAAAGTTTTATCATATCGGCGAATTTTTGTTGATCATTTAATTCGAGTTATCAAAGTATTTAAGGTAGTTCAAGAAAGATTTAGATTAAATAAAAGTCGATATAAATCTGTTTTACTGACCGTTTGTGGCTTAGTAAGATTGAGAATTAGTGCGCTAATTTTAGAAGTAATAGAATGGGAGCAATCAGGGGAAGTAATTGACGTTATAATTAGCCATAGTTTTCCGTCAAAATTCGATTTTGTCTCTTTAAACCCTGATTAA
- a CDS encoding ImmA/IrrE family metallo-endopeptidase: protein MGEKLTGVNPKIIQWARERARYSLESVAVKLKKDVSVIEKWESGEDFPTYSQLEKLAEIYKRPLALFFFPEPPLEAEEKQEFRTLPDFEIENLAADTIYALRQAKAMQLSLQEINNGINPSAKKIFQDIAVSSSDDLRRLAEQIRNYLNVTLEEQLTWNDQETALKKWRSTVEEAGIFIFKRSFKQREISGFCLINIEFPIIYLNNSTEKSRQIFTIFHELAHILLQTNGITKSNDRYINSLQGENKYIEIFCNKFAAEFLLPNHVFSEIIRETIVNDKIISKISRDYKVSREVVLRKLLDNNFISQKEYTLKVNEWYSEQVGKSQDKNKKSGGNPYANQATYLGENYLKLVFNKYYQGQYDIERVADYLNIKKVATVEKLEQYLLDKGLF, encoded by the coding sequence ATGGGCGAGAAACTGACAGGCGTTAATCCCAAGATAATCCAATGGGCAAGAGAAAGGGCGAGATATTCTCTTGAGTCTGTGGCGGTCAAGTTGAAAAAAGATGTTTCTGTTATCGAGAAATGGGAGTCAGGAGAGGACTTTCCTACCTATAGTCAATTGGAAAAGTTAGCAGAAATATATAAACGTCCTCTCGCTTTATTCTTTTTCCCAGAACCTCCCCTAGAAGCGGAGGAAAAACAAGAATTTAGAACTTTGCCAGACTTTGAAATCGAAAATTTGGCCGCCGATACTATCTATGCTTTACGACAAGCAAAAGCGATGCAATTGTCGCTACAGGAAATTAATAATGGTATTAATCCTAGTGCCAAGAAAATCTTTCAGGATATTGCGGTTAGTTCTAGTGATGATTTAAGGAGATTAGCCGAACAGATCAGAAATTATTTAAACGTTACTCTAGAAGAACAACTGACCTGGAATGATCAGGAAACTGCCTTAAAAAAATGGCGGAGTACCGTGGAAGAAGCCGGTATTTTTATTTTTAAGCGTTCTTTTAAGCAGCGAGAAATTTCGGGATTTTGCTTGATAAATATTGAATTTCCCATCATCTATCTTAATAATAGCACGGAAAAATCTAGACAAATATTTACCATTTTTCATGAATTAGCACATATTCTTTTGCAGACTAATGGAATTACTAAGTCTAACGATAGATATATTAATAGTTTGCAAGGAGAAAATAAATATATCGAGATATTTTGTAATAAATTTGCTGCGGAGTTTTTGCTTCCTAATCATGTTTTTTCTGAGATAATCAGAGAAACAATAGTTAACGATAAAATTATCTCGAAAATTTCCAGGGATTATAAGGTTAGTCGAGAAGTAGTTCTACGAAAACTATTAGATAATAACTTTATTTCTCAGAAAGAATATACTCTTAAAGTAAACGAGTGGTACAGTGAGCAGGTGGGAAAAAGTCAGGACAAAAATAAAAAATCTGGAGGTAATCCCTATGCTAATCAGGCGACATATTTGGGAGAAAATTACCTAAAACTGGTGTTCAATAAATACTATCAAGGCCAATACGATATCGAGCGCGTTGCTGATTATCTAAACATTAAAAAAGTTGCTACGGTGGAAAAACTTGAACAATATTTATTAGACAAAGGACTGTTTTGA
- a CDS encoding riboflavin synthase — protein sequence MFTGLIQALATIRVVDTDRLYLSVSSDTILRDLMIGDSVAVDGVCLTVEEILPEGFLATASSETLQRTTLGRRIHTETNVNLETSLRVGSKIGGHFVTGHVDGIGCLVESIIVANSWEMTFAAPSSLEDQWNNYIARYIVGKGSIAVNGISLTVADCDASGSWFKVAVIPHTYAETNLSHLKLGDWVNLEGDILGKYVEKLLGMRSYHAPSEISLEFLTEHGY from the coding sequence ATGTTTACAGGATTAATTCAAGCCTTGGCAACGATTCGGGTCGTGGATACCGATAGACTCTATTTGTCTGTATCCTCTGATACAATTCTCCGAGATTTAATGATTGGTGATAGTGTGGCTGTGGATGGGGTTTGTTTGACAGTCGAGGAAATTCTCCCAGAGGGTTTTCTGGCCACCGCTTCCTCGGAAACCCTACAGCGCACTACTTTAGGACGAAGAATTCACACGGAAACCAACGTTAACCTAGAAACCTCTTTGCGGGTGGGTAGTAAAATCGGCGGTCATTTTGTCACTGGCCATGTGGACGGTATTGGTTGTTTAGTCGAATCGATAATCGTGGCTAATTCGTGGGAAATGACCTTTGCTGCTCCTAGTTCCCTAGAAGACCAGTGGAATAACTACATAGCTCGTTATATCGTCGGTAAGGGCAGTATAGCTGTTAATGGGATTAGTTTAACCGTGGCCGATTGTGATGCCTCCGGCAGCTGGTTTAAAGTGGCTGTCATCCCCCACACCTACGCCGAAACCAATCTTTCCCATTTAAAATTAGGCGATTGGGTGAATCTAGAAGGGGATATTTTAGGCAAATATGTGGAAAAATTGCTAGGAATGCGCTCTTATCACGCTCCTAGCGAGATTAGCCTAGAATTTCTGACTGAACATGGTTATTAG
- a CDS encoding vWA domain-containing protein, producing the protein MRVTLKSALSDSHIDANQSSSQRQLMLSIAATSEQINTNLPINLCLVLDHSGSMQGKPLETVKKAALSLIESLGINDRLSVIAFDHRAKVILPSQSRQDDLTLIRSKIQQLQAGGGTAMDEGIKLGIQESSTGSKGYVSHIFLLTDGENEHGNNQRCLKLAAVAAEYGITLNTFGFGDHWNQDILEKIADIAGGSLSYIERPEQALIEFTRLFNRLQSVRLTNAFLQLELDARTHLAELKPIAQVAPETIEMSLQKEGNFYITRLGDLMIDEEKILLLNLYIDQIPPGTHTIAKVKIRYDDPASGQKGLETATVSLNITSQALYQSQLNDQVHKSILTLAKYRQTQIAEEKLKQGDRAAAATMLQTAAKTALQLGEKNAATVLQTNATRLQVGEELSEGDLKKTRIIAKTRLQTDE; encoded by the coding sequence ATGCGGGTAACTCTAAAATCGGCCTTGAGTGACAGTCATATCGATGCTAATCAAAGCAGCAGTCAACGTCAACTGATGCTATCGATCGCCGCCACCAGTGAACAGATCAACACAAATTTACCGATTAATCTTTGTTTAGTTCTCGATCATAGCGGTTCTATGCAGGGAAAACCCCTAGAAACGGTCAAAAAAGCGGCTTTAAGTTTAATAGAATCCCTCGGTATTAACGATCGTCTCTCGGTGATAGCTTTCGATCATCGCGCCAAAGTTATTCTTCCCTCCCAATCGCGACAGGATGATCTGACCTTAATTCGCTCAAAAATTCAACAATTACAAGCGGGAGGAGGCACGGCGATGGATGAAGGGATAAAATTAGGTATTCAAGAAAGTTCTACTGGCAGCAAAGGTTATGTGTCTCATATTTTTCTGCTTACCGATGGTGAAAATGAACACGGAAACAATCAACGCTGTTTAAAATTAGCCGCAGTGGCGGCTGAGTACGGTATCACCTTAAATACCTTCGGTTTTGGCGATCATTGGAATCAAGATATCCTAGAAAAAATTGCCGATATCGCTGGGGGAAGTTTATCCTATATCGAAAGACCCGAACAAGCTTTAATTGAATTTACTCGTCTATTTAACCGGCTGCAATCTGTCCGGTTAACTAACGCTTTCCTGCAATTAGAATTAGATGCTCGGACTCATTTAGCGGAGTTAAAACCCATTGCCCAAGTTGCCCCAGAAACTATAGAAATGAGCTTACAAAAAGAGGGCAATTTTTACATCACCCGTTTGGGTGATTTAATGATAGATGAAGAAAAAATTCTCCTCCTCAATCTCTATATTGACCAAATTCCCCCCGGTACTCACACCATAGCTAAAGTGAAGATTCGCTACGATGATCCCGCTTCCGGTCAAAAAGGGCTAGAAACTGCGACTGTTAGCCTTAATATCACCTCCCAAGCTCTCTATCAATCCCAATTAAACGATCAAGTTCACAAATCAATTCTGACTTTAGCCAAATATCGTCAAACCCAAATCGCCGAAGAAAAATTAAAACAGGGCGATCGAGCAGCCGCCGCCACCATGCTACAAACCGCGGCCAAAACCGCCCTACAATTGGGAGAGAAAAACGCCGCCACTGTCCTCCAAACTAATGCCACCCGTTTACAGGTGGGAGAAGAATTGAGCGAGGGTGATTTAAAGAAAACCCGCATTATTGCTAAAACAAGACTACAAACCGATGAATAA
- a CDS encoding DedA family protein: protein MTEWITNTMTSMGYLGIALLMFLENLFPPIPSELIMPLAGFTIHEGQMEFIPAVVAGIVGTVVGALPWYYLGRVVDEEKIEKLADKYGKWITVSAKDIQKANQWFNRHGSKAVLLCRLVPGVRTLISLPAGMNHMAMIPFLVYSTIGTTLWVVFLTAAGYFLGKNYPLVEEYLAPVSKIALLVLVIWFILWIIRKRNRRYE from the coding sequence ATGACTGAATGGATTACAAATACAATGACTTCTATGGGCTATTTAGGCATAGCCCTATTAATGTTTTTAGAGAATCTTTTTCCTCCCATTCCCTCGGAATTAATTATGCCCCTAGCCGGTTTTACCATCCATGAGGGACAAATGGAATTTATTCCGGCAGTGGTAGCGGGGATTGTCGGAACCGTAGTCGGAGCGCTACCTTGGTATTATCTCGGTCGCGTTGTGGATGAGGAAAAAATCGAAAAACTAGCCGATAAATACGGCAAATGGATTACCGTTTCCGCTAAAGATATTCAAAAAGCAAATCAATGGTTTAACCGTCACGGTAGTAAAGCGGTTTTACTCTGTCGTTTGGTCCCCGGAGTGCGAACTTTGATTTCCCTACCCGCCGGGATGAATCACATGGCGATGATTCCCTTTTTAGTTTACTCCACCATCGGCACGACCCTCTGGGTCGTTTTTTTAACAGCAGCAGGTTACTTTTTAGGGAAAAATTACCCCCTTGTGGAAGAATATCTGGCTCCTGTGTCAAAAATAGCTCTACTTGTCCTCGTTATCTGGTTTATCCTCTGGATTATCCGCAAACGTAACCGCCGGTACGAGTAA
- the acsF gene encoding magnesium-protoporphyrin IX monomethyl ester (oxidative) cyclase — protein sequence MVSTIQKPEFEEIRPGIKVPAKETILTPRFYTTDFEAMAEMSIAANEEELKAILEEFRTDYNRHHFVRNQEFDRSWEHIDGETRRLFVEFLERSCTAEFSGFLLYKELGRRLKNRNPVLAECFNLMSRDEARHAGFLNKALSDFNLSLDLGFLTKSRNYTFFKPKFIFYATYLSEKIGYWRYITIYRHLEQHPEDRVYPIFNFFENWCQDENRHGDFFDAIMRAQPDILNDWRARLWCRFFLLSVFATMYLNDTQRSGFYAILGLDAREYDKYVIEKTNETAGRVFPIVLDVDSPEFYDRLEICVRNNEGLRAIDSENSAAPVKFLKKLPIFASNAWQFLKLYLMKPIRVDKLAGSVR from the coding sequence ATGGTCAGCACGATCCAAAAACCAGAATTCGAGGAAATCCGTCCGGGTATAAAAGTTCCCGCTAAAGAAACGATCCTCACTCCCCGCTTCTACACCACTGATTTTGAAGCGATGGCGGAAATGTCGATCGCCGCTAACGAGGAAGAACTGAAAGCGATTTTAGAGGAATTCCGTACCGATTATAACCGGCATCACTTCGTTCGCAATCAAGAATTCGATCGCTCTTGGGAGCATATTGATGGCGAAACTCGTCGCTTATTCGTGGAATTTCTGGAAAGATCCTGCACGGCTGAATTTTCCGGCTTTCTTCTCTACAAAGAACTCGGCAGACGTTTAAAAAACAGAAATCCCGTCCTCGCAGAATGCTTTAACCTCATGTCCCGGGACGAAGCGCGTCACGCTGGGTTCCTTAATAAGGCTTTATCGGATTTTAACCTCTCCCTTGACTTGGGATTTTTAACCAAAAGCCGTAACTACACCTTCTTTAAACCGAAATTTATCTTCTACGCCACCTATCTTTCCGAAAAAATCGGTTATTGGCGCTATATCACCATTTATCGTCATCTCGAACAACATCCCGAAGATCGGGTTTATCCGATTTTTAACTTCTTCGAGAATTGGTGTCAAGACGAAAACCGTCACGGGGACTTCTTTGATGCGATCATGCGTGCGCAGCCCGATATTCTTAACGATTGGCGCGCTCGTCTCTGGTGTCGTTTCTTCCTGCTTTCGGTCTTCGCTACGATGTATCTCAATGATACTCAGCGTTCCGGTTTCTACGCCATTCTCGGTTTGGACGCTCGCGAGTACGATAAGTATGTGATCGAGAAGACCAATGAAACCGCCGGCCGCGTCTTCCCGATTGTTCTCGATGTGGATAGTCCTGAATTTTATGATCGCCTAGAGATTTGTGTTCGCAATAACGAGGGATTACGGGCGATCGATAGCGAAAACAGTGCCGCACCAGTTAAATTCCTGAAGAAATTGCCGATCTTCGCCTCTAACGCTTGGCAATTCCTCAAATTGTACCTGATGAAACCGATTCGGGTCGATAAATTAGCCGGTAGCGTCCGTTAA
- a CDS encoding zinc ribbon domain-containing protein: MAIYSELPTGQRLYLDNQGLQTIVTLASGAVGQQQQSSSSFATGVWTKEPQIEIIPQGAMIEIITETGPHRIQIQGSSIGFSSPHTSRASQSSQSTTATSFSSSPMQPMQPMQPMQPMKMGNMSMNFAPMEMEMGDMKMSMGDTKTVSKVRFCRQCGAKVAATDRFCSSCGHQLQQ, encoded by the coding sequence ATGGCTATTTATAGTGAATTACCCACAGGACAACGTCTCTATCTCGATAATCAAGGGCTGCAGACGATTGTTACCCTCGCTAGTGGTGCAGTGGGACAACAACAGCAGTCTAGCAGTAGTTTTGCCACGGGAGTTTGGACAAAAGAACCCCAAATAGAGATAATTCCCCAAGGGGCGATGATTGAAATTATCACCGAAACCGGCCCCCACAGAATCCAAATTCAAGGAAGCAGTATCGGTTTTTCCTCCCCTCATACCTCTAGAGCTTCTCAGTCCTCTCAATCGACCACTGCTACCAGTTTCTCCTCCTCACCGATGCAACCGATGCAACCGATGCAACCGATGCAACCGATGAAAATGGGTAATATGTCGATGAATTTTGCCCCCATGGAAATGGAGATGGGAGATATGAAAATGAGTATGGGAGACACAAAAACCGTCAGCAAAGTCCGATTTTGTCGTCAATGCGGGGCAAAAGTAGCGGCAACCGATCGCTTTTGTAGTAGCTGTGGTCATCAGTTACAGCAATAA
- the ahcY gene encoding adenosylhomocysteinase, whose protein sequence is MVATPVQQKYDIKDISLAPIGKQRIEWAGREMPVLRQLAERYAIEKPFAGLRLVACCHVTTETANLAIALKAGGADALLIASNPLSTQDDVAACLVADYGIPVYAIKGEDNDTYHRHVQIALDHKPQIIIDDGCDVVATLVKERSHQLPDIIGTTEETTTGIVRLQAMLKAGVLSFPAMNVNDAETKHFFDNRYGTGQSTLDGIIRATNILLAGKTVVVAGYGWCGKGVAMRAKGLGSNVIVTEINAVRAIEAAMDGFRVMPMDEAAKEGDIFITVTGNKHVIRAEHFDLMKDGAIVSNSGHFDIEIDLQALGAKADNVKEVRNFTQQYSLKSGKSVVVIGEGRLVNLAAAEGHPSAVMDMSFANQAIGVEYLVKNQGKLAPGIYSIPYELDQEIARLKLQAMGIEIDTLTEAQLEYINSWTSGT, encoded by the coding sequence ATGGTAGCAACACCAGTTCAACAGAAATACGACATCAAAGATATTAGTTTAGCCCCCATCGGCAAACAGCGCATCGAATGGGCCGGTCGGGAAATGCCCGTTTTGCGTCAATTAGCCGAACGTTACGCCATCGAAAAACCCTTTGCTGGACTGCGTTTAGTCGCTTGCTGTCACGTTACCACCGAGACCGCTAATTTGGCCATCGCACTCAAAGCCGGTGGCGCTGATGCGTTATTAATTGCTAGTAATCCCCTTTCCACCCAAGATGATGTGGCCGCTTGTTTAGTCGCTGATTACGGCATCCCCGTTTATGCAATCAAAGGGGAAGATAACGACACCTATCACCGTCACGTTCAAATCGCCCTCGATCATAAACCCCAGATTATCATCGATGATGGTTGTGATGTAGTGGCCACCCTGGTTAAAGAAAGAAGTCACCAATTACCCGACATTATCGGTACTACCGAAGAAACTACCACCGGTATCGTCCGTTTGCAAGCCATGCTCAAAGCTGGGGTGTTATCCTTCCCCGCAATGAACGTTAACGACGCAGAAACCAAGCATTTCTTTGATAATCGCTACGGTACAGGTCAATCTACCCTTGATGGTATCATTCGCGCCACCAATATCCTCCTTGCCGGTAAAACCGTGGTTGTGGCTGGTTATGGTTGGTGTGGTAAGGGTGTCGCTATGCGGGCCAAAGGTTTAGGCTCTAATGTAATTGTCACCGAAATCAACGCCGTGCGCGCCATTGAAGCAGCGATGGACGGTTTCCGGGTTATGCCCATGGATGAAGCCGCCAAAGAAGGCGATATCTTCATCACTGTCACTGGTAACAAGCACGTTATCCGGGCTGAACATTTCGACCTGATGAAAGATGGGGCGATTGTTTCCAACTCCGGTCACTTTGATATTGAAATCGACCTGCAAGCTTTAGGCGCAAAAGCCGATAATGTTAAGGAAGTTCGCAACTTTACCCAACAATATAGCCTAAAAAGCGGTAAATCCGTCGTTGTTATCGGTGAAGGTCGCCTAGTTAACCTCGCAGCCGCCGAAGGTCATCCTAGCGCCGTTATGGATATGAGTTTCGCTAACCAGGCGATCGGTGTAGAATACTTGGTTAAAAATCAAGGTAAATTGGCCCCCGGCATCTACTCGATTCCCTACGAATTAGACCAAGAAATCGCCCGCTTGAAACTGCAAGCCATGGGGATTGAAATCGATACTCTCACCGAAGCCCAATTAGAATATATCAACTCCTGGACTTCCGGAACCTAA
- a CDS encoding HEPN domain-containing protein, translating to MLEEFVSLGKWWLPNKPEVVVPGKLSFSPESGATLELIGSLYSSQFEEIGQVEDIAFPNEIFSIEGESNLTSAVRLDFIKFEEIIILGLLDNNEEITLYRCSERSKSFEFVKGRLTRISFNVRYVFRKIHFEYEQDIKFKSISVQYSHLEKWVGKSGIEVFVSQEENKIWMSYQPPSSIHLAKIGSLDLYITFSSVCVYPFYPNAYNANIEQKTYLTIQNPCNQPIDDCVNLLIRFSDLLSFAMTKATLVIEVTGKADVIHEKPVQQANGDFTLEKEARETQVIIIFDVCNPTKSSEINLSPNEMLFRFSDVETNLGSFFEAWINKREEYEPVFDLLMATMYSSSLYLGYKFLNIIQALEAYHTSKYEGSYQDRKIYKKGLYKKFIEVLNDFPSESDNQENGISDEFRNALKGKLKNQTSFTLETRLKEILNKVSSLLPNKPDFIGNKKDRELFSKRASETRNALTHHNKEKRQQAARGRELFQLFHTLTVILQICLLRELNLPDESIKILVERNRAYQKEWRPPSN from the coding sequence ATGCTTGAAGAATTTGTGAGCTTAGGGAAGTGGTGGCTTCCTAACAAACCAGAAGTAGTAGTTCCAGGAAAACTAAGCTTTTCGCCTGAGAGTGGCGCAACATTAGAATTAATTGGTTCGCTTTATAGTTCACAGTTTGAAGAGATAGGTCAGGTAGAAGACATTGCCTTTCCAAATGAGATTTTTTCCATTGAAGGGGAATCAAATCTAACATCAGCTGTACGACTTGACTTTATAAAGTTTGAGGAAATCATTATTCTCGGTTTGCTTGATAACAATGAAGAAATTACCTTATACAGGTGTTCTGAACGAAGTAAAAGCTTTGAATTTGTAAAAGGCAGATTGACACGCATTTCGTTCAATGTCAGGTATGTTTTTAGAAAAATTCACTTTGAATATGAACAGGACATAAAATTTAAATCTATTTCTGTTCAATATTCTCATCTAGAGAAATGGGTTGGCAAATCTGGAATAGAGGTTTTTGTATCTCAAGAAGAGAACAAAATATGGATGAGTTATCAGCCGCCATCGAGTATTCATTTGGCGAAAATTGGCAGTCTCGATTTATATATTACCTTTTCTTCAGTATGTGTTTATCCATTTTACCCTAACGCGTACAATGCAAATATTGAGCAAAAAACTTATCTGACCATACAAAATCCCTGCAATCAACCAATAGATGATTGTGTCAATTTATTGATAAGATTCAGTGATTTGTTAAGCTTTGCAATGACAAAAGCAACTTTAGTAATTGAGGTTACTGGGAAAGCAGATGTCATTCATGAAAAGCCTGTACAGCAAGCAAATGGAGATTTCACACTGGAAAAAGAGGCGCGGGAAACTCAAGTCATCATAATATTTGATGTATGCAATCCTACGAAGAGTTCTGAGATAAACTTGTCCCCCAATGAAATGCTATTTCGATTTAGTGATGTAGAAACCAATTTGGGATCATTCTTTGAAGCATGGATTAATAAAAGGGAGGAATATGAACCTGTTTTTGACTTGTTAATGGCAACAATGTATAGCTCTAGCCTTTACTTGGGTTATAAATTTCTAAATATAATCCAAGCTTTGGAGGCTTATCATACAAGCAAGTATGAAGGTTCATATCAAGATAGAAAGATTTACAAAAAAGGACTTTACAAGAAATTTATAGAGGTATTGAACGATTTTCCAAGTGAAAGTGATAATCAAGAAAATGGAATTAGTGATGAGTTTAGAAATGCTTTAAAGGGAAAACTAAAAAATCAAACAAGCTTTACTTTAGAGACAAGACTCAAAGAAATTCTTAATAAAGTGTCCTCCTTGCTGCCAAATAAGCCAGATTTTATAGGAAACAAAAAAGATAGGGAATTATTTTCTAAGAGAGCTTCTGAAACTCGGAATGCATTGACGCATCATAATAAAGAAAAACGACAACAGGCGGCAAGGGGTCGGGAGTTATTTCAACTTTTTCATACGTTGACTGTGATTCTACAAATTTGCTTATTAAGAGAGCTAAACCTTCCCGATGAGTCTATTAAAATTCTTGTGGAGCGAAATAGAGCATATCAGAAAGAATGGCGACCACCTTCAAACTGA
- a CDS encoding DMT family transporter — MLNGFSLGENLTGEIAALSAAALWAISAAIYSLLGQKIPPLLLNFLKGVVAIALIALTLPLSGQWRDINQQSSVFILLTSGAIGIGIGDTAYFTALNYLGPRKTLLLETLSPALGAILAATFLGESLKISAYIGIILTIFGVAWVISEKTLEINSQRPWRRGIPWALIAAISQAVGAVLSRQALVQSGMSSLQSTLFRLLAGTGIVLIMMFFRRQESSPAINWSLRLIAIIIVTAFGSTFLGIWLQQTALKFSPVGIAQTLTATSPLFVLPIAAMMGDRINLRAIFGVMIALLGIGILFQ, encoded by the coding sequence ATGCTCAACGGATTTAGTCTCGGTGAAAATTTAACGGGAGAGATAGCGGCTTTGAGTGCGGCGGCACTTTGGGCGATTTCTGCGGCGATTTATAGCCTATTAGGCCAGAAAATCCCGCCTTTATTGCTTAATTTTCTGAAAGGAGTAGTCGCAATCGCTTTAATTGCCCTGACGCTGCCCCTTTCCGGACAATGGCGCGATATTAATCAGCAAAGTTCGGTATTTATACTCTTGACAAGTGGCGCAATTGGTATAGGAATCGGTGACACGGCCTATTTTACCGCCCTTAATTATTTGGGACCGCGAAAAACCCTCCTGTTAGAAACCCTTTCGCCTGCCTTGGGGGCGATTCTGGCGGCGACTTTTTTGGGGGAATCCCTGAAAATATCGGCTTATATTGGCATTATTTTGACCATCTTCGGGGTTGCTTGGGTTATTTCCGAAAAAACTCTCGAAATCAATAGTCAACGCCCTTGGCGGCGAGGAATTCCCTGGGCTTTAATCGCAGCGATTTCCCAAGCAGTGGGGGCGGTTTTATCTCGTCAGGCACTGGTGCAGTCGGGAATGTCGTCTTTGCAGAGTACCCTTTTTCGTCTGTTAGCGGGGACGGGAATAGTGTTAATTATGATGTTTTTTCGCCGTCAGGAATCATCACCAGCGATTAACTGGTCATTGCGTCTGATTGCTATTATTATTGTCACTGCTTTCGGCAGTACGTTTTTAGGCATTTGGTTACAGCAAACTGCTTTAAAATTCTCTCCTGTGGGTATTGCCCAAACTCTCACCGCTACCAGTCCTTTATTTGTCCTGCCGATCGCTGCCATGATGGGGGATCGGATTAACTTGCGGGCGATTTTCGGGGTGATGATTGCTTTGCTAGGAATTGGGATTTTGTTTCAATGA